The following are encoded in a window of Ranitomeya variabilis isolate aRanVar5 chromosome 8, aRanVar5.hap1, whole genome shotgun sequence genomic DNA:
- the SRSF11 gene encoding serine/arginine-rich splicing factor 11 isoform X4, producing MSTVDPKLNHVTAGLVSPSLKSDASNKDIEEAMKRVREAQSLISAAIEPDKKDDKSKKRSRSRSHSRRRRTPSNTRHRRSRSRSRRRSHSKSRSRRRSKSPRRRRSHSRDRSRRSRSKSREKKREEKEKKRSKTPPKSYSTSRRSRSTSRDKRRRKSRSASRSPKKMRSPKRKASRTPSPRRHKKEKKKDKDREKSRDERERSSSKKKKSKDKDKEKDKEKERERRSESEKDVKQVTRDYDEEEQGYDSDKEKREEYMVTEASPPLENEDTGERSNSELVKDSKVNGDDHHEEDMDMSD from the exons ATGAGCACGGTTGATCCAAA actCAATCATGTGACTGCCGGACTGGTGTCACCAAGTCTGAAATCTGACGCATCTAACAAAGACATCGAAGAAGCCATGAAGAGGGTCCGGGAAGCCCAGTCCTTGATTTCTGCTGCCATTGAGCCCG ATAAAAAGGATGACAAATCTAAAAAACGTTCACGGTCACGTTCCCATtccaggagaaggagaacaccctCCAACACTAGACACAG acgtTCAAGAAGCAGGTCAAGAAGAAGATCTCATTCAAAGTCCCGGAGCCGCAGACGTTCAAAGAGCCCCAGAAGGAGGCGCTCCCACTCAAGAGACAGAAGCCGCCGTTCTCGATCTAAATCCAG AGAAAAAAagcgtgaagaaaaagagaaaaaacgatCGAAAACCCCACCCAAGAGCTACAGCACAAGCAGGCGATCCCGAAGCACAAGCAG GGACAAGAGGCGCAGGAAGAGTCGCAGCGCATCTCGATCCCCGAAAAAAATGAGATCGCCGAAGAGGAAAGCATCTCGCACCCCATCGCCTAGAAG gcacaaaaaagaaaagaagaaggaTAAAGACCGAGAGAAGAGCAGAGACGAAAGGGAGAGATCTTCCAGCaaaaagaagaaaagcaaagacaaGGACAAAGAAAAAGACAAGGAGAAGGAGCGCGAGCGAAGATCAGAAAGCGAGAAAGACGTGAAG CAGGTGACACGGGACTACGATGAGGAGGAGCAGGGTTATGACAGCGACAAAGAAAAGAGAGAAGAATATATGGTGACCGAAGCTAGCCCCCCGCtggagaacgaggacacaggagagAGGTCGAATTCAGAATTGGTAAAGGACTCCAAAGTGAACGGCGATGACCACCACGAGGAAGACATGGATATGAGCGATTGA